From Sandaracinaceae bacterium, the proteins below share one genomic window:
- the dnaK gene encoding molecular chaperone DnaK, with translation MSRIVGIDLGTTNCCVAVIDGFKPHVIPNKHGYNTTPSVLAVTEDGSRVVGQIAVRQAITNPENTVYGAKRLMGRIWGSEEVEHARQHSSFDIREGPRGDLRILLAGREHSVPELSAMFLQEMRVVAEDFLGEAVDRAVVTVPAYFNDNQRQAVRDAGRIAGLDVVRILNEPTAAALAYGFGKTEPKTLAVYDLGGGTFDISIVRIDEAGEFHVVSTTGDSFLGGEDFDERLMDFLMAAFERDHGVNLRDAAISLQRVRQAAQKAKADLSSLDRVDLNLPFIVSSGPDGPLHLEYEVTREQLEQLTADLVTRTLQICEVGLQYAQMAPSDVDEVVLVGGMTRMPAIQRAVAGYFEREPCKGVHPDEVVALGAAIAADAIAEDRQDVQLHDVTAHSLGIMTAGGGFDPLIAANTAVPTTQKEVFGTSRDGQNTVKIVVLQGESASALENEVLGRFALTGLREARAGEVEVEVTFRIDEDGIFSVGAKDLETGEEKVIDVLASSGLSDEEIADMMEDSAEYLAHRRAQEAAEKNRQQCLIAIRRIQDRLPEAEKRMAWTPVGANAVKKARQAVQRVEESLSEADPQQVEKHLSLLVRVETMIEKVMSKVE, from the coding sequence GTGTCCCGAATCGTCGGAATCGACCTCGGAACGACGAACTGCTGCGTCGCCGTGATCGACGGCTTCAAGCCGCACGTCATCCCGAACAAGCACGGCTACAACACGACGCCGAGCGTCCTCGCGGTGACGGAGGACGGATCACGCGTGGTGGGGCAGATCGCCGTGCGCCAGGCGATCACCAACCCGGAGAACACCGTCTACGGGGCCAAGCGCCTCATGGGCCGGATCTGGGGCAGCGAAGAGGTCGAGCACGCGCGCCAGCACTCGAGCTTCGACATCAGGGAGGGGCCGCGCGGCGACCTCCGCATCCTGCTCGCGGGCCGGGAGCACTCGGTGCCGGAGCTGAGCGCGATGTTCCTGCAGGAGATGCGGGTGGTGGCCGAGGACTTCCTCGGCGAGGCGGTGGACCGCGCGGTGGTCACCGTGCCCGCGTACTTCAACGACAACCAGCGCCAGGCGGTGCGGGACGCGGGCCGGATCGCGGGCCTCGACGTGGTGCGCATCCTCAACGAGCCGACCGCGGCCGCCCTCGCCTACGGGTTCGGCAAGACCGAGCCGAAGACCCTCGCCGTCTACGACCTCGGGGGCGGCACCTTCGACATCTCGATCGTGCGGATCGACGAGGCGGGCGAGTTCCACGTCGTCTCGACCACGGGGGACAGCTTCCTCGGCGGGGAGGACTTCGACGAGCGGCTGATGGACTTCCTGATGGCCGCGTTCGAGCGCGACCACGGGGTGAACCTGCGGGACGCGGCCATCTCGCTCCAGCGCGTGCGTCAGGCCGCGCAGAAGGCGAAGGCGGACCTCAGCAGCCTCGACCGCGTGGACCTGAACCTCCCCTTCATCGTCTCGAGCGGCCCGGACGGCCCGCTGCACCTCGAGTACGAGGTGACGCGCGAGCAGCTCGAGCAGCTGACGGCGGACCTCGTGACCCGCACGCTCCAGATCTGCGAGGTGGGGCTGCAGTACGCACAGATGGCGCCGTCCGACGTGGACGAGGTGGTCCTGGTGGGCGGGATGACCCGCATGCCCGCCATCCAGCGGGCGGTCGCGGGGTACTTCGAGCGCGAGCCCTGCAAGGGCGTGCACCCGGACGAGGTCGTCGCGCTCGGGGCCGCCATCGCCGCCGACGCGATCGCCGAGGATCGCCAGGACGTGCAGCTGCACGACGTGACCGCGCACTCGCTCGGCATCATGACCGCGGGGGGCGGCTTCGATCCCTTGATCGCCGCGAACACCGCCGTCCCGACCACCCAGAAGGAGGTCTTCGGCACGAGCCGCGATGGGCAGAACACGGTGAAGATCGTGGTGCTCCAGGGCGAGAGCGCGAGCGCGCTCGAGAACGAGGTGCTCGGGCGCTTCGCGCTGACCGGGCTCCGCGAGGCGCGCGCGGGCGAGGTCGAGGTGGAGGTCACCTTCCGCATCGACGAGGACGGCATCTTCAGCGTCGGCGCGAAGGACCTCGAGACGGGCGAGGAGAAGGTGATCGACGTGCTGGCCTCGAGCGGGCTGAGCGACGAAGAGATCGCCGACATGATGGAGGACAGCGCCGAGTACCTGGCCCACCGCCGGGCGCAGGAGGCGGCGGAGAAGAACCGTCAGCAGTGCCTGATCGCCATCCGGCGCATCCAGGACCGGCTGCCCGAGGCGGAGAAGCGCATGGCCTGGACGCCCGTCGGCGCCAACGCGGTGAAGAAAGCGCGCCAGGCCGTGCAGCGGGTCGAGGAGTCGCTGTCGGAGGCGGACCCGCAGCAGGTCGAGAAGCACCTGAGCTTGCTGGTGCGCGTCGAGACCATGATCGAGAAGGTCATGTCGAAGGTCGAGTGA
- a CDS encoding phospholipase D-like domain-containing protein — protein sequence MRSAASSLVLVLVSVFGLGCSGRMVAPPADSGVVPQEDGGVMTMDGGTEEDSGLPPDDSGVVVDSGPIDSGPPPCACPAFPTTCTAPVADTPTFTPSGGMIEQLFDVIACADSTLEIAIYEAEWDCISGAIEAQLARDPDLTVRVVVDDDNCGPGSCVIDEITPADRVTVVRDDRSGLMHHKWVIADGARLWVGSANWTERSFCVDHNDALVIEQPEIVARYREIFERMATEGTFGPVAPEEPTTAGAYTVYFSPESPTTMAPAWLTAMVAAIDGAVTEVDVLTNAWTRTEISDALVRAHMRGVRVRAVVSHLYADDAPAQALLAAGIDVRRDNVHDKVLVVDAEVVVTGSANWSRNAWSNNENSLWIADPGVAGIFAAEVGVVHGAARPVEAM from the coding sequence ATGCGCAGCGCGGCTTCGAGCTTGGTCCTGGTCTTGGTCTCCGTGTTCGGGTTGGGGTGCAGCGGCCGGATGGTCGCGCCGCCCGCGGACAGCGGGGTCGTCCCCCAGGAGGACGGCGGGGTGATGACGATGGACGGCGGGACGGAGGAGGACTCCGGGCTCCCGCCGGACGACTCCGGCGTCGTCGTGGACAGCGGCCCCATCGACTCGGGTCCCCCGCCCTGCGCGTGCCCCGCGTTCCCGACCACGTGCACCGCGCCCGTCGCCGACACCCCCACGTTCACGCCGTCCGGCGGCATGATCGAGCAGCTCTTCGACGTCATCGCCTGCGCCGACTCGACCCTCGAGATCGCCATCTACGAGGCCGAGTGGGACTGCATCTCGGGCGCGATCGAGGCGCAGCTCGCCCGGGACCCCGACCTGACCGTGCGCGTGGTGGTCGACGACGACAACTGCGGGCCCGGCAGCTGCGTGATCGACGAGATCACGCCCGCCGATCGCGTCACGGTGGTCCGCGACGACCGGAGTGGGCTGATGCACCACAAGTGGGTGATCGCCGACGGCGCGCGGCTCTGGGTCGGGAGCGCGAACTGGACCGAGCGCTCCTTCTGCGTCGACCACAACGACGCCCTCGTGATCGAGCAGCCGGAGATCGTCGCCCGCTACCGCGAGATCTTCGAGCGCATGGCGACGGAGGGGACCTTCGGCCCGGTCGCGCCCGAGGAGCCGACGACGGCGGGCGCGTACACCGTCTACTTCAGCCCCGAGAGCCCGACCACGATGGCGCCCGCGTGGCTGACCGCGATGGTCGCCGCGATCGACGGCGCCGTGACCGAGGTCGACGTCCTGACGAACGCGTGGACCCGCACCGAGATCTCCGACGCGCTGGTCCGCGCGCACATGCGCGGGGTGCGGGTGCGGGCCGTGGTGAGCCACCTCTACGCGGACGACGCGCCCGCGCAGGCGCTCCTGGCGGCGGGGATCGACGTCCGGCGCGACAACGTGCACGACAAGGTGCTCGTGGTGGACGCCGAGGTGGTCGTGACCGGCTCGGCGAACTGGAGCCGCAACGCCTGGTCGAACAACGAGAACAGCCTCTGGATCGCCGACCCGGGCGTCGCGGGCATCTTCGCGGCCGAGGTCGGCGTGGTGCACGGCGCCGCGCGCCCGGTGGAGGCAATGTAG
- a CDS encoding family 1 encapsulin nanocompartment shell protein, giving the protein MIRPVHPAGLTDTIVSQIEGSILDKAKAVMTARRFLDFEGPLGGGIESLQVGPVHHAEIDGTGARVSARRAIPIPTLYSTFELPRREIEGAVHPGLPLDTGPAEDAAEEVALAEEHLLYHGVPELGVDGIVSHPGAQSVPLSDWSKANGAIGDVIAAADALDSAQTHGPFALVLAPALYNQLFRKYEGSDVLALDHLRRLATGGIYKCHVLKDEGVLVSPDLGPVVCAQDLQVGFLDVREHAVAFTISSAVVLRLDDPKAACVLKRG; this is encoded by the coding sequence AGGGATCGATCCTGGACAAGGCCAAGGCCGTGATGACGGCGCGGCGCTTCCTCGACTTCGAGGGCCCGCTCGGCGGCGGCATCGAGTCGCTCCAGGTCGGCCCCGTGCACCACGCGGAGATCGACGGCACGGGCGCCAGGGTGAGCGCGCGGCGCGCGATCCCCATCCCCACGCTGTACTCCACCTTCGAGCTGCCGCGGCGCGAGATCGAGGGCGCCGTGCACCCCGGCCTGCCGCTCGACACCGGGCCGGCGGAGGACGCGGCCGAGGAGGTCGCGCTGGCCGAGGAGCACCTGCTCTACCACGGCGTCCCGGAGCTCGGCGTGGACGGCATCGTCAGCCACCCGGGCGCCCAGAGCGTCCCGCTCTCCGACTGGTCCAAGGCCAACGGCGCGATCGGCGACGTCATCGCGGCGGCCGACGCGCTCGACTCGGCGCAAACGCACGGGCCGTTCGCGCTCGTGCTCGCGCCCGCGCTCTACAACCAGCTCTTCCGCAAGTACGAGGGCAGCGACGTGCTCGCGCTCGACCACCTCCGGCGGCTCGCGACGGGCGGCATCTACAAGTGCCACGTGCTGAAGGACGAGGGCGTGCTGGTCTCACCGGACCTGGGCCCGGTCGTCTGCGCGCAGGACCTGCAGGTCGGCTTCCTCGACGTCCGCGAGCACGCGGTCGCGTTCACGATCTCGAGCGCCGTCGTGCTGCGGCTCGACGACCCGAAGGCCGCGTGCGTTCTCAAGCGCGGCTGA
- a CDS encoding FxsA family protein, with protein MGKLFLLFTLVPIAETYLLYLMGRYMGWLPTLLLVVFTGVLGAALAKREGLKVWRSWSEALAEARMPEEGILGGVLVLVGGVLLVTPGVLTDVTGMLLLVPPSRRFIAKHVRARLEERFQQGSHTVRYRVDLGGGRVVDRVETRRGPSSSSRDPNVIDVEGEVVEERRRNDPAGSLKP; from the coding sequence GTGGGCAAGCTCTTCCTGCTCTTCACGCTGGTCCCGATCGCGGAGACGTACCTCCTCTATCTGATGGGGCGGTACATGGGCTGGCTGCCCACCCTGCTCCTGGTGGTCTTCACCGGCGTGCTGGGCGCGGCGCTCGCCAAGCGCGAGGGGCTCAAGGTCTGGCGCTCCTGGAGCGAGGCGCTCGCGGAGGCGCGCATGCCGGAGGAGGGGATCCTCGGCGGCGTGCTCGTGCTGGTGGGCGGCGTGCTCCTGGTGACCCCGGGCGTGCTGACGGACGTGACGGGCATGCTGCTCCTGGTGCCGCCGAGCCGGCGCTTCATCGCCAAGCACGTGCGGGCGCGGCTCGAGGAGCGCTTCCAGCAGGGCAGCCACACGGTCCGCTACCGCGTGGACCTCGGCGGCGGTCGCGTGGTCGATCGCGTCGAGACGCGCCGCGGCCCCTCCTCGAGCAGCCGCGACCCGAACGTCATCGACGTCGAGGGCGAGGTGGTCGAGGAGCGCCGCCGCAACGATCCGGCCGGCTCGCTGAAGCCTTAG
- a CDS encoding sigma 54-interacting transcriptional regulator, producing MGPLDTDRTMSTPGRRVTGFRSARVIVVASPDAEAVGRAVLLDDAPVTIGRAGHVEGGLALTDAELSRRHAVLEKEAATGTWWLRDLESRNGCYVGGLRQGTAGLVDQDVIRVGASVLLFEKVELEADAALMPVEEPPLFGRSLGMQRARGEVARVAGRDMPVLVLGESGSGKELVARALHARSGRKGNLIAVNCGALPPDLVESELFGHVAGAFTGASKASEGLFVAAQGGTIFLDEIGEMPLAVQPKLLRVLATGEVRPVGGSDARAVDARVVAATNRDLRAEVDAEHFRGDLFARLTGWTIALPPLRARKEDVLPLAARFLEREGASTRLEPDAAEALLLHRWPFNVRELEQVCSAIAVRAAGADEILLDHLTGELRAPVEVRRPVAAASAPPISLSVRPDGTPSADELSRVLRHHGCNIARVAEFFGRDRRQIYRWIDRYELDLEALRD from the coding sequence GTGGGCCCGCTGGACACCGATCGGACGATGTCGACGCCAGGTCGGCGCGTGACCGGGTTCCGGAGCGCGCGTGTGATCGTGGTCGCGAGCCCGGACGCCGAGGCGGTGGGGCGCGCGGTCCTGCTCGACGACGCGCCGGTCACCATCGGGCGCGCGGGGCACGTCGAGGGCGGCCTGGCGCTCACCGACGCCGAGCTCTCCCGGCGCCACGCGGTGCTCGAGAAGGAGGCCGCGACCGGCACGTGGTGGCTCCGGGATCTCGAGAGCCGCAATGGCTGTTACGTCGGGGGCCTGCGCCAGGGGACGGCCGGGCTCGTCGACCAGGACGTGATCCGCGTCGGCGCGAGCGTGCTCCTCTTCGAGAAGGTCGAGCTCGAGGCGGACGCGGCGCTCATGCCCGTCGAGGAGCCGCCGCTCTTCGGGCGCAGCCTGGGCATGCAGCGAGCGCGCGGCGAGGTCGCGCGGGTGGCCGGGCGCGACATGCCCGTGCTCGTGCTCGGCGAGAGCGGCTCGGGCAAGGAGCTGGTCGCGCGGGCGCTCCACGCGCGCTCGGGCCGCAAAGGAAACTTGATCGCGGTGAACTGCGGCGCGCTCCCGCCCGACCTCGTCGAGAGCGAGCTCTTCGGGCACGTGGCCGGCGCGTTCACGGGCGCGAGCAAGGCGAGCGAGGGGCTCTTCGTGGCCGCGCAGGGCGGCACCATCTTCCTCGACGAGATCGGCGAGATGCCGCTCGCGGTGCAGCCGAAGCTGCTCCGCGTGCTGGCGACCGGCGAGGTGCGGCCAGTCGGGGGGAGCGACGCGCGGGCGGTGGACGCGCGCGTGGTGGCCGCGACCAACCGCGACCTGCGGGCGGAGGTGGACGCCGAGCATTTCCGCGGAGACCTCTTCGCGCGGCTGACGGGCTGGACCATCGCGCTGCCGCCGCTGAGGGCTCGCAAGGAAGACGTGCTGCCGCTCGCGGCGCGGTTCCTGGAGCGCGAGGGCGCGTCGACGCGGCTCGAGCCCGACGCGGCCGAGGCGCTGCTGCTCCACCGCTGGCCGTTCAACGTGCGTGAGCTCGAGCAGGTCTGCAGCGCGATCGCGGTGCGCGCGGCGGGCGCGGACGAGATCCTGCTCGACCACCTCACGGGGGAGCTGCGCGCGCCGGTCGAGGTGCGCCGGCCCGTGGCGGCGGCGAGCGCCCCGCCGATCTCGCTCTCGGTCCGCCCCGACGGCACGCCCAGCGCGGACGAGCTGTCCCGGGTGCTGCGCCACCACGGCTGCAACATCGCCCGCGTGGCCGAGTTCTTCGGGCGCGACCGGCGACAGATCTACCGCTGGATCGATCGCTACGAGCTCGACCTGGAGGCGCTCCGCGACTGA
- a CDS encoding AarF/UbiB family protein, which translates to MRTLRLIPRFLWIGLVFASALVGYLFRRVTAGRLDETGRERLRGSVLASTLERLGATFVKFGQILGSRPDLLGPGYIEALARLQDDVPSMPFETVERVLAAELSTAERARLRDIDPTPIAAASVAQVHEARLDSGEAVALKIQRPEARAQIERDLALLGIGARLLDVIPSLHLLALPGAVERFGHALASQLDFRLEAANNRRLGENFADFKGVRVPDLHEELCTERLLVMELIVGHKATHPEKVKERKARRRIAARGGEAILKMVFEDGFVHADLHPGNILLQEDGTLVFIDLGMVAEIPSDLMRPWIETFQALGSNDGKAAARLFYAYSPYVATKDYAAYERDTMAFFGRFADKVLGEVEVSEVVGGMMNILRRHRVQVEPVFTVVNLGVLVAEGLGKQLDPDIDIVQMALPYLGQCLANAPEGRPPRREPPTA; encoded by the coding sequence ATGCGAACTCTGCGCCTCATCCCCCGCTTCCTCTGGATCGGGCTGGTCTTCGCGTCGGCGCTGGTCGGCTATCTCTTCCGGCGCGTGACGGCGGGGCGGCTCGACGAGACGGGCCGCGAGCGGCTCCGCGGGAGCGTGCTCGCCTCGACGCTCGAGCGGCTGGGGGCGACCTTCGTCAAGTTCGGGCAGATCCTCGGGAGCCGGCCGGATCTGCTCGGCCCCGGCTACATCGAGGCGCTCGCCCGGCTCCAGGACGACGTGCCGTCGATGCCGTTCGAGACGGTCGAGCGGGTGCTCGCGGCCGAGCTGTCCACCGCGGAGCGGGCGCGCCTGCGCGACATCGACCCGACGCCGATCGCCGCCGCCTCGGTGGCCCAGGTCCACGAGGCGCGCCTCGACTCGGGCGAGGCGGTGGCCCTGAAGATCCAGCGCCCCGAGGCCCGCGCGCAGATCGAGCGCGATCTGGCGCTCCTCGGCATCGGCGCTCGTCTGCTCGACGTGATCCCGTCCCTGCACCTGCTCGCGCTCCCGGGGGCGGTCGAGCGCTTCGGCCACGCGCTCGCCAGCCAGCTCGACTTCCGTCTCGAGGCCGCGAACAACCGCCGGCTCGGCGAGAACTTCGCGGACTTCAAGGGCGTGCGCGTCCCCGATCTCCACGAGGAGCTCTGCACCGAGCGGCTGCTCGTCATGGAGCTGATCGTCGGCCACAAGGCCACCCACCCGGAGAAGGTGAAGGAGCGCAAGGCGCGGCGTCGCATCGCGGCCCGCGGCGGAGAGGCCATCCTCAAGATGGTCTTCGAGGACGGCTTCGTTCACGCCGATCTCCACCCCGGGAACATCCTGCTCCAGGAGGACGGGACGCTGGTCTTCATCGACCTCGGCATGGTGGCCGAGATCCCGTCCGACCTCATGCGGCCGTGGATCGAGACCTTCCAGGCCCTCGGCTCGAACGACGGCAAGGCCGCCGCGCGCCTGTTCTACGCCTACTCACCGTACGTGGCCACGAAGGACTACGCCGCCTACGAGCGGGACACGATGGCCTTCTTCGGCCGCTTCGCCGACAAGGTGCTGGGCGAGGTCGAGGTGAGCGAGGTGGTCGGCGGCATGATGAACATCCTGCGGCGTCACCGGGTCCAGGTGGAGCCCGTGTTCACGGTCGTGAACCTCGGCGTGCTCGTGGCCGAGGGGCTCGGCAAGCAGCTCGACCCGGACATCGACATCGTGCAGATGGCGCTGCCCTACCTGGGTCAGTGTCTCGCCAACGCGCCCGAGGGCCGCCCCCCGCGGCGCGAGCCCCCGACGGCGTAG
- a CDS encoding class I SAM-dependent rRNA methyltransferase: MESITVALRKDISRSLRAGHPWVYRDALERFEAAPGTVVTVRDPRRKLVGRGVAERGPIAVRLWTTNDEPIDAGFIRRRIRDAIALRRRLAPPATTALRLLHGEGDRLGGAVCDAYESVGVLRLDGAASERWLDPIAEALVEEGRLEALLVKRGRRGDTSVEVLRGEVPDAPIEVEEHGMRLLVDVHRGQKTGLFLDHRESRRWVRQAAEGMRVLNLYGYTGGFSIAAGLGGARAVQTVDVADAALDFARRSWTQNGLPPSQHETFTEDVPKFLEKARAKKETWDLIVSDPPSFAPKKEARSSALRAYRALHRSCLRMISDGGLYLAASCSSQIDREAFERTIADAAEKANVVLQVIGRWGAAPDHPRLLAFPEGDYLKVVACRVTR, from the coding sequence GTGGAAAGCATCACCGTCGCCCTGCGCAAGGACATCTCCCGCTCGCTCCGGGCGGGACATCCCTGGGTGTACCGGGACGCGCTCGAGCGCTTCGAGGCGGCCCCGGGGACCGTCGTCACGGTGCGGGACCCGCGACGCAAGCTGGTCGGGCGCGGGGTCGCCGAGCGCGGCCCGATCGCGGTGCGCCTCTGGACCACGAACGACGAGCCCATCGACGCGGGCTTCATCCGGCGCCGGATCCGCGACGCGATCGCGCTGCGCCGCCGGCTCGCGCCCCCGGCGACGACGGCCCTGCGCTTGCTCCACGGCGAGGGCGACCGCCTGGGCGGCGCGGTCTGTGACGCCTACGAGTCGGTCGGCGTGCTGCGGCTCGACGGCGCCGCGAGCGAGCGCTGGCTCGATCCCATCGCCGAGGCGCTCGTCGAGGAGGGGCGCCTCGAGGCGCTGCTCGTCAAGCGCGGCCGGCGCGGCGACACGTCGGTGGAGGTCCTGCGCGGCGAGGTCCCGGACGCGCCCATCGAGGTCGAAGAGCACGGCATGCGCCTGCTCGTGGACGTGCACCGCGGCCAGAAGACGGGGCTCTTCCTCGACCACCGCGAGTCCCGCCGGTGGGTCCGGCAGGCGGCCGAGGGCATGCGGGTGCTCAACCTCTACGGCTACACGGGCGGGTTCTCGATCGCGGCCGGGCTCGGCGGCGCGCGCGCGGTGCAGACGGTCGACGTCGCCGACGCGGCGCTCGACTTCGCGCGGCGCAGCTGGACGCAGAACGGCCTGCCCCCGAGCCAGCACGAGACCTTCACGGAGGACGTGCCCAAGTTCCTGGAGAAGGCGCGCGCGAAGAAGGAGACCTGGGATCTGATCGTCAGCGATCCCCCGTCGTTCGCGCCCAAGAAGGAGGCGCGCTCCTCCGCCTTGCGCGCCTATCGAGCCCTCCACCGGAGCTGCCTGCGCATGATCTCCGACGGCGGCCTCTACCTCGCGGCCAGCTGCTCGAGCCAGATCGATCGCGAGGCCTTCGAGCGCACCATCGCCGACGCGGCCGAGAAGGCCAACGTGGTGCTCCAGGTCATCGGCCGCTGGGGCGCGGCGCCGGATCACCCGCGCCTGCTCGCCTTCCCCGAGGGGGACTACCTCAAGGTCGTCGCCTGCCGCGTGACGCGCTGA
- a CDS encoding 2-oxoglutarate and iron-dependent oxygenase domain-containing protein, with protein MTSSSSTAAEEPLSIPTVDLAELVHHDRAVRDAAAATLREAFGTYGLAYVANHGVDFALRDRLFQRFVDFTERPDEEKQPFNRGDIWFQRGWTPPNTERAVAAGGQPDFKECWFAAPVPTDANLQIEYPQIFADNVWPAEGAEEGAEFREDYLRLGRQLHEAGLSLLHGVAMSLGLPERTFERKVEGGAHVFRLLRYLALDAAQVGSGVVWGEEHTDFNLLTLLPGGQFFSPDNAPSERPDDESGLYLRTRPSKAHPRGQLIRGKAPEGCIVAQVGQQLEILTGGDLLATPHVITAPKTPGYTRMSGAHFIHLHAHEMVFPLERLRTQENIAAYAPPVLAGTYAIKTLVDIGLAPPEALQKLGYRHYGRLAEIHAAERGSKAEPKA; from the coding sequence ATGACGAGTTCCAGCAGCACCGCCGCGGAAGAGCCCCTCTCCATCCCCACCGTCGACCTGGCCGAGCTGGTGCATCACGACCGCGCCGTCCGTGACGCCGCCGCCGCCACCCTCCGGGAGGCCTTCGGCACCTACGGATTGGCCTACGTCGCGAACCACGGCGTCGACTTCGCGCTGCGCGACCGGCTCTTCCAGCGCTTCGTGGACTTCACCGAGCGCCCCGACGAAGAGAAGCAGCCCTTCAACCGCGGCGACATCTGGTTCCAGCGCGGCTGGACGCCTCCGAACACCGAGCGCGCCGTCGCGGCCGGCGGGCAGCCCGACTTCAAGGAGTGCTGGTTCGCCGCCCCCGTGCCCACCGACGCGAACCTGCAGATCGAGTACCCGCAGATCTTCGCCGACAACGTCTGGCCCGCCGAGGGCGCCGAAGAGGGGGCCGAGTTCCGCGAGGACTACCTCCGCCTCGGCCGCCAGCTGCACGAGGCCGGGCTGAGCCTGCTGCACGGCGTCGCGATGTCGCTCGGGCTCCCCGAGCGCACCTTCGAGCGCAAGGTCGAGGGCGGCGCGCACGTCTTCCGGCTCCTGCGCTACCTCGCGCTCGACGCGGCCCAGGTCGGCTCGGGCGTGGTCTGGGGCGAGGAGCACACCGACTTCAACCTGCTGACGCTGCTCCCCGGCGGGCAGTTCTTCTCGCCCGACAACGCGCCGAGCGAGCGCCCGGACGACGAGAGCGGGCTCTACCTCCGCACGCGCCCGTCGAAGGCGCACCCCCGCGGTCAGCTCATCCGCGGCAAGGCCCCCGAGGGCTGCATCGTCGCGCAGGTCGGCCAGCAGCTCGAGATCCTCACGGGCGGGGACCTGCTCGCGACGCCCCACGTGATCACCGCGCCCAAGACGCCGGGCTACACGCGCATGAGCGGCGCGCACTTCATCCACCTGCACGCGCACGAGATGGTCTTCCCCCTCGAGCGGCTGCGGACCCAGGAGAACATCGCCGCCTACGCGCCCCCCGTGCTCGCGGGCACCTACGCGATCAAGACGCTCGTCGACATCGGGCTCGCGCCGCCCGAGGCGCTCCAGAAGCTCGGCTACCGACACTACGGGCGGCTCGCGGAGATCCACGCGGCGGAGCGGGGGAGCAAGGCCGAGCCGAAGGCGTAG